One genomic segment of Chelonia mydas isolate rCheMyd1 chromosome 1, rCheMyd1.pri.v2, whole genome shotgun sequence includes these proteins:
- the LOC102944450 gene encoding ICOS ligand → MELRRSGLWLLFLCALGFVTAEENKKVISTIGSTAELSCIFTPEEKIILNKLRVFWQIADGLKPCAVVHTFNSGHENQSEQCADFRNRTRLFQDKLKNGTFSLLLLNVSLRDEHTYQCIIQKKDTVFRVIHRADVTLKVAANNSLPVLSGPIGIPPNIGEEVTLSCNYSQGYPKPNVYWINRKDNSSLHPSSLKIIQDNDGTYSVFSTLKIEATSDIKIGCIIENELLQQNLTVLYSENITNSNSTKSSLLELNKPGAQAGSVLAIAVVLAGLVVLTCWLWKRKSPYRKSYADVQQNEDGAQHNTHV, encoded by the exons ATGGAGCTGAGACG CTCTGGACTTTGGTTACTGTTTCTTTGTGCTCTGGGATTTG TTACTGCAGAGGAAAATAAGAAAGTTATCAGCACAATAGGCAGCACTGCTGAACTGAGTTGCATTTTTACTCCagaggaaaaaatcattttaaataagCTACGGGTCTTTTGGCAAATAGCGGATGGTTTAAAACCGTGTGCAGTGGTACACACCTTTAATTCTGGTCACGAGAACCAAAGCGAGCAGTGTGCAGACTTCAGAAACAGGACTCGATTATTTCAGGATAAGCTGAAAAATGGCactttttctctgctgctgctaaaCGTCAGCCTGAGAGATGAACACACATATCAGTGCATAATACAGAAGAAGGACACGGTTTTCAGGGTTATTCACAGGGCAGATGTGACCCTCAAGGTAGCAG ccaATAACAGCCTGCCAGTACTGAGTGGACCTATAGGAATCCCCCCAAATATTGGAGAAGAGGTGACATTAAGTTGCAACTATAGCCAAGGATACCCAAAGCCAAACGTTTACTGGATAAATAGAAAAGACAACAGCTCCCTCCATCCATCATCATTAAAGATCATCCAAGACAACGATGGCACATATAGTGTTTTCAGCACACTGAAGATTGAAGCAACTTCTGATATAAAAATAGGATGCATCATAGAAAATGAACTACTACAGCAAAATCTAACTGTCCTCT ACTCGGAAAACATCACAAACTCTAACTCTACCAAAAGCAGTCTGTTAGAGCTAAATAAACCGGGAGCTCAGGCTGGAAGTGTCCTTGCCATTGCCGTTGTGTTAGCTGGTCTAGTTGTTTTAACCTGCTGGCTGTGGAAAAGGAAATCCCCTTACCGGAAATCATATGCAG ATGTTCAACAAAATGAAGATGGAGCACAGCACAATA